Genomic segment of Hippocampus zosterae strain Florida chromosome 12, ASM2543408v3, whole genome shotgun sequence:
ttttgcttgctgtactgtgtgaggagttagggtcgcaaccacttttccgaggacgtggctgggaagagataactgttaagactaaacagcgagcaaggctgaaccgtgaatggagccatcaacaccagctgcaacgggatgtttatgtctatttgcacacatgtacgtaacttgcactcacatacacacacatagtcaaacaagttcagagtgtgttcaacagcccccaccctttaggttggacacacctatgtagtagcttttcccaataaatgagggggtgaagggggagatcgttagggttccgtgtggagaactgaaaccgaacgctctcctcgttccctcctggtaccagaatcgagtctcctgtctcctccttttggttattcttgagtgtcaatttggactaaCCTGACAAAGGGAAAACTGCTAAATCTTCTGACCCCATGACCCCACCTCAGATGAGCAGAAGAAAATAGATTAATGGGTGGACAGCAAAATACTACAGGGCTTTGCAAATTAAGCTCCTTAACCGACTTCAATATAATTCCTTGATACCCGCAAAAGAGTGATTTCACAGATATTGTATGCATGTTCCTAGGGGTTCACTGTATAACTTCAGATGTCATAGCTACCTTTTAAAGATTCTACCTTTCATGTGAGTTGTCCTGTTTGCGCTTGATCTGGTTTTGTGTGAGAGACAAAACACTTTTACACAAAAGCTGCTATTTCCAGTGAGACATCTATTCCTCCctccaaaaatgtcatgttttattAGTGACAAGCAAGCCTTTCTTAGATTGGGCAAAATTGCTCTCAGATGTGTTTATGAACCCAAAACAATAGGCATTTGACTTTAAtcgcattaagataagataagataagatatcctttatttgtcccacaatggggaaatttacagcctccagcagcaagaatgtatgtagaaagaagaagaggaaaaaaacaacaacaacaaacatctttcaattaaataaataaataaattcaattaaatatgaacacaaatggataaatcgcagtactatttacaatttaccttcacatcatttaattattattattattatgattgttattttttattcatcagcctgacagcagtcggtaggaacgagcgtcggtatctctccttcttgcagcgtgggtgtaacagtctctggctgaaggagctaccaagtgctgtcagggcgggctggagggggtgggagggactggccatcatagcttttagcttagttagcatccgtctgttgcccacctcctccagagtgtcaagggagcaacccaggacagaactggccttcctgaccagtcgctccagtctctttctgtcccgggccgagatgctgcctgaccaggaaacaatgccataatagagggccaaggccaccaccgagttatagaacgtcttaaggagtgacccctgaaccccaaaagacctcagtttcctgagtaggaagagtcggctctgtcctttcctaatcagggtgtccgtgtttgtggaccagtccagtttgtcgttgagaagaacaccaaggtacttgtaggaggtcaccctctctatgtccataccctggatgttcatcggtgctggtgaggactttttcctgcagaaatccacaaccaactccttagttttcctcgggttgatctggaggagattctgctggcaccagtccacaaagtcctttgtcagtcccctgtactcacgatcatccccttctgtaatgaggccaacaatcgcagagtcatcggagaacttctgaaggtggcagtttggagtgtcatgtctgaagtccgaggtgtagaggatgaacaggaatggagccagaacagtcccctgcggcgctccagtgctgcagagaagctggtccgactcacagctcgacaatctcacgtactgcggccgatttgtgaggtaatctacgatccatgctgtgagatggtggtccactccggcgttctgtagtttgcctcccagcaaattgggctggatggtgttgaaggcactggagaaatcaaagaacatgattctcacagtgctcccagccttctccaagtgtgacagcactgagtggaggaggtagataatggcgtcttccacgccgatgccaggttgataggcaaactgcagcgggtccagtgacgggctcaccagcggtcgaaggtgggcgaggatgagtctctccagcgtcttcatcaggtgagacgtcagcgccaccggtatTAGCGTCCAACACCACATGTTCACGGGCACAATAACAATGAGTCAAATACTTGTCACTTGGATCATTTTTGGGGATCAATTTAATGAGACTGAGATGTTCCAGTTGAACATTGTTCTCTTGAAGGCCCTGATGACGAGCAGCAGAAGGTGGAGCCCCGTCACACGGTGGTTTTTGGAGATGGGGACAGTGTTCGATTTGAAAACAAGGTAAGAGATACTTTATATCACAGGTGTCGAACTCAAAGCCCAGGGGCCATATCTGccccgccacctcattttatgtggcccgcaaaagcagatcaaacatgtgaacttccatgatcctttctaaaatgtctaccaaaattctcataatttaaaatatcatatgtaataaataagagatatattctaagcattttcttgttgccaaatccctcatgatagtaacttaaacaatagttcaaTCAGCagctattcttgacttctttatatggattcagtcagaacggccctccaagtgaaaggctaactaaaatgtggcccgcgccaaaaatgattttgacacccctgctctatataCTCTCTGTGTCATTCTACTTCAGTCCacttcttttattttctcttcaggGTTCCAACATTTGCCATTTTGTCCTGATAGCTGGAGAACCCATCAATGAGCCTGTGGTGAAGCACGGTACGTATGTTCATTTGTTTGTCGACAACATTCCGATGTGTGTATACTAAATGGAACAAATGGCTTCATGTGTTTGCTCTTCAGGTCCATTTGTAATGAACACGCAGGAAGAGATCAACCAGGCTATCAGTGATTatagaaatggtcaaaatggcTTTGAGCGAGCCTTAAACTGGCGATCTCAGATCCGAGATTCTCTTTAACCATTATGTTGTACAAAATATATTGTTTGTTGCTTGCATCTATTTTTGAAATCTTCTTTTGGTCATAaagtacatttacattttaaattccatTTTATTAGAGCAACAACACTAGCACAGTAGTTTTTCAACCTTTCTATGCCGTGTGCTGTCTGAAAATAATATTCTCGCTCTCGAAGTGCTACCACAATTACCAACATCAAgtgttccaaaaaaatgttttatttctaaAAGGTTTATTTAATATTGCTGCAAGCTATTTTAATGTCATGTATATTTTGAACATTAACTCTACACTTAAGAAAatgccaacaaaacaaaattacttataaataatgattcatttaaaatgCTTAGCGCGTAAAAGGTGAATTAAAAACTGCACCTAAACAAACAGTCCTAAAAGATTACAAGTAAATATATTGTCCTAACAAgtcaaatacaactgaactgtccaTAACAAATATATTGAATATTCAACATAAATAAAGGTTTGTCCATTTAAATCAGTTACCAGTATTCTTTTGCAATTACCCTGAAGGACGGTGCATCCAACATTgtcttgaacattttttatgtgttaaaatataataatatagaaCTAAAAGAAATTATCATTTTACTAAATGTGTCATTTCTCAACAGCATTATGTTTAATTAATTCTTTATTCTGTCTTGTATTAGtcctcacttgattttggggttgggggggggggcaggggtttacttattaataatattaaagtTGTATTGAATTCAGGACACTTACAACTGATAATTTGATGACTCTTACTGTGTGTTGTCCTTTATATCGGAAATTGTTCAACTCTTCTgctggatctcattagattcTACAAGCCCAAGTCAATCAATACCACTGAGGTTTGCGAGTGATTGCGAAGGTAACAAATGTTTTCATCAGAGTTaattcaaggtcgcaaatgttTGCAATGACGTTCTAATAATATGCAAAacgaattttgaacatgttaaaCAATTATTGGTGACaagaaaaacgtttttcttttttttaatgtctttgcaAAAGTCGGCGACATTGAACGAatcccgacaaaaaaaaattgctacctTTGCAAACACTCAAACCTTCGTTGCTTGATGGGATTCGGGCTTCAATGAAATATCTTCCTTCATGGTGATTTCCTCCAAGTAAGGAGGGGTATCATCTGTGGGACCCTTTCATGTCTGGATCACATTTAAaacacatgtttgtgtgtgtgcagaagaAATTCACGATGAGGGGATTTAACAGCACTGAAAGGGTTGAGAGCTCAAAGCCAATAAGACAAAAAGCATTTTGTGGATTACGAGGTACAGTAGGTGTAAGGCAGCCAACGACTAACTTAGATTCATAACCAAAGAGAAAGGGAACAGACTGAAATGCTCTCCGAGCTTTTTGCTGGTTCCATTTGGACAAAGGAGAAGGTGGGTGATAAGAAGCCTTCAAGGGACTCAGAATTTTATGAGGTCCTTTTCAGCTTCCAGCTCATTGCCTACTTACTCAAGTGAACACCGCATCAAAGCTGCACAAATAAGACGTTCGAGTTGTAAAGCCCCTCCATTTGGCTGGCGGGTGTCTGGGGGCTGCTTTTGTGACAGGTTACGTCTGGCTCACGCAGACACAGACACGCCCACAGAGCAGGGTTGAGAATTTATGCAGCACATACACGGAAGAGATCAGCTGGTCTGGCACTCAGAGACGTAGCCAGCTGTGAAAAGGAAGACAAGTTCATAGCGAGTGCTTCTCAGAGGCCAGAGCGGAGGATccgggggatgctggtgaagaTGAAGCGGACTCTTTATCGAACCTCCTGCTTGGTGACACTGCTGGTGGAGCTCAGCTGGATCAATGGGGGCCTCGGCCTGCAAAGACAGGTTGGAAGTAGGGTGAGTGGCGCATGGAGCTTTTGGTCTTTATACACAAAAGTCACAAGAGCTTGGAGTGCGGTTGGAGTGCGTTGGGtgaatggatgatggatggatagatgcggTCCTCAGGTGGGCGCATGTTAACCTGCAAAGCATACTTCACTGTAACCAGAAGTGGCACTCTCACTCTGTACTTAAATAGAAGTCTtacgttaaaaataaaaaaacaccattcACGGTCACCAATGATAAAAGAACCTCAGTAAAAAGCAGTCACACACCGACCACGTACCGATGGCACctaagtggggtttttttggtcgaaaaaatTAATGTCCTAAAAGATACTATTTGAGGATTCTCTTGGAATAACTGAAATAAGAAGCTACGATGTTTGAATCAGTGACAACtgtactttgattttttttttcaacttccaaTATCTCTACCTTGATTCCATTATTTTTCACTCCTAGCCAGAAATCTGTCGTTTCACTTCCCCCTTCAATAATTCACAGTACTGAAATGTCATCACAAACTACTgagttttgtatgtgtgtgtgtgtgtgtgtgtgtatatatatatatatatatatatatatatatatatatatatatatatataagggcggcccggtatccagtggttagcacgtcggcttcacagtgcaggggtaccgggttcgattccagctccggcctccctgtgtggagtttgcatgttctccccgggcttgcgtgggttttctccgggtgctccggtttcctcccgcattccaaaaacatgcgtggcaggctgattgaacactctaaattgtccctaggtgtgagtggatggttgttcgtctatgtgtgccctgcgattggctggcagccgattcagggtgtcccccgcctactgcccggagacagctgggataggctccagcaccccccgcgaccctagtggggatcaagcggctcggaagatgaatgaatgaatgaatatatatatatatatatatatatatatatatatatatatatatatatatatatatatatatatatatatatatatatatatatatatatatatatatatatatatatatatatataatcctacaaaaacactctcacactcacgagtGAAACGCTGAAAAAATTATCAAAATGCAATCACACTCACCACTGAAAAGTTTGCACATgctcaactgattttttttttctcagtctatatacagtacattcttgATGGTATAGTGGTACACTTGCATGACTTGTgaacgggcagcgtgggattgtTTCCTagggtgtggatgtgtgtgtgaatggttgttcgtctgtataTTTGCCCTGGAAGtgactggcaatcagttcagggtgtagcccacCTTTCGCCTGAAgttagctgggatgggctccagcaaccctctgaccctcttcaggataagcggtgttgaaaatgaaaagatggGTACGGTACATTACCGGAATGCTCTCATACACTACTTATCTCTTGCACACACATGATCGCATTTTCTATCACTTGCACTACTGACACTCTTGCACACAATTGAAATGCTACTATCAAAATACACATAGTGAAAGACACGTTTCAGTAGTAGGGAATAAACTCTTTTTTTAGTAGTGTGTttctgtgaccaaaaaaaatcattcatgtactgtatttgaaaatgttttgtgtatAAGACAGTTTCCAGTAGTGTGTCAGAATGTTTCATTCGtatttgtctaaaaaaaaaatcacaagtggGTGTGAAAGGAATTATGTCCCTGATGGCCCATCATACAGCACACGTGGCTCTCTTGTACATGCTGGAGGAGTAAAGCTATTTTTTGATTTGAGAGAATTGCTGTCTCCGCCTCACAGGTTATATTGTGTTATGTAAGTGCGCACACGCAACACGAGAGTGTCGACATAGTGAGCTGTGAAGGTGATGACATACTGGAGACCAGACTCTTGGCTGCACGTTTGTGAGATTCGGAGTACTGACCAAGCCCTCAAAGATAAATTGTTTCAGCCTTGTGCGTGCATGCAAATTGACAAGATCCAATTCAAGTGAAGTTAAGACATTGTGTAAAACATACAGGGATTTGGAAATCATTTTCGACCTAGaattaattaaatacattacaaagaaatttcattttaaacttgatcatttgggggtgggggggggggtcctttttcaaatattcattcattttgaatttcatgCCTGCAACAAAAATGGGACAGGAGCATGTTCACCACTTTGTTACGTCTCCGTTCCTCTTAACAACACTCAATAGACAATCCGGAACTGAGGACACGAATGGTGAAATCTTTGtgggtggaattctttcccattcttgtttGATGTACCTACATCTTTATTTGCTCAATAGTCCGTAGTCTCCATTGTCATAgtgcattttcaatgggagacaggtctgggcTACTGGCGGGCAAGTCTTGTCCAGTCCTTTACTACGAAGCCACACAGGACATGTGCAGAATGTGGCTTGCCGTTGTCTTGTTGAAATAAAGCAGGGATGTCCCTAAAAAGGACAATGCTTGGATGGCAACATATCTTGCTCCAAAACATTTCTGCAACTTTCACCATTTTCACACATGTGCAAGCTACCCATGCCATGGGCGTAAACACACTTCCAAACCCTCatagatgctggcttttgaactaaCCCACATGGTTTCTTTTCTCAAAACAAGTTGACATgggctcgtcagaccacagcagACTTTTCCACTTTGTGTCAGTTCCTCTCAAATAAGAAGCCAGCGATGTTGATCTATGGCTTTCGCTTTGCATTGTAGCGTTTTAACTTGCATTTGTAAATGTAGCGACCAACCATGATAACTGATTGtggttttctgaaacatttctgACCCACGTGGCAAAGTCCTTTACGCAATGATGCCTGAGCGATCACAGGTCAcgggcattcaatgttggttttcggcCTTACGTGCAAAGATTTCTCCAAATTCTCCAAGTCTTTTGATGGTATTATGGACGATGGATGACCAAATAGCAAAATTTCCTTAAATTGCGCATTTAGAATCATTCTTAAATTAATGGACTATTTGCTCAAGACGTTGTTGTGTGAACCTTACCCCATCCTTGCTTGATAATGGTCCTTTTATATTCCAAACCTGACACTCACTGGTTTCCGATTAACTTGTTCACCTGTGGAATGTTCCAAAAGGGGCGTTTTTTTGCGTCAATTCCAAAGCTTTTCTTGCTCCTATTCCagcatttttggaatatgttgaagacataaaattcaaaatgagagaatatttccaaaaaacaataacactCAACAATTCTTGTCCTCTTCTGTATTCAATTGAAGACaagttgaaaaggatttgcaaatcattgtaatctgtttttattttccctccCAGCCAGATGCTGTTTCTTTTCACCCTTTAATGTTGCCTGAATCATCTTTGTCTTCAACTTCATTGGAAGTGGGGGATTTGATTCTTTTCTGTTTCTTACTAtcaggcaaaaaaacaacaacaacaaaacaatcaataaaGGTTTAATACAAGTCAGACATTTGAGTTTAGACATTAATTTAGTCTTTACATAATCTTGAGGCCTTGTATGAATTCAGTTTTTAGCATATATGTGACCATGTACCGTAAATGAAAAGATGACAGAGTGCAGTCTTTACAGGTAATGAAGCAGTGGGAGAGGAAGGTACGCTCAGCCTCCAGCCTTGACGAGCTGCTCAGACTTGCAGACTTCCCCGACTGGAAGTTGTGGAAGTGCCGCATGAGACTGCAGCAGTCGGACTCTCTTTTTTTCGCCACCTTCGGCCGGCTCCCACCGCTCGACACGTTACGCTGCAGAATCATACAGCTTGGAGATACTCAAAGGTAGGACAGCAAGTCATGTCCAGTGCTTGTGTACAAGTAGGCTATGAATTTTAGATctacctctcacacacacacaaatcaaacaTCGTCACACTAACTACTGAAACACTCATCAACAGAACACTCGCTAACACACTATTGAATGATATTTTTTCCCGCTCATATACCTTAGTAAAATGCTCACACTCTAAATGTTTTTTCTCAAGCACATTACTAAAACACTCCCACACACTGCTAATGGGCTCTCACACACATCTGAATAAAATTTGCTTTTGCGCATTCACTCACAGCTACTACTAAAACACTCTCAAATGCaccacaagttttttttcctgctctgaTACGCTACGAAAATGATGTAGGCCATAACGGAATGCTCTCATGAGCAGTAATCAAATATTTGCAGCCAACTACTGAAACTCTCTTATTTACTGCACTGATTGATTTTTGCTCGAATTACTACACCGTTCTCACACGCTGCTGAATTTTTTGAGCACATATAATTACTGCAATGCTCTCACACAAAACCACTAAAACACTCACAAAAACTCTACTAAAACAGTCTCACAGCCACTACTGATTATTTTCGCTCTCATACACTACTAAAATACTTTCACACTTTGCTGTAATGCTCTCATGCGCACAAATGAAACACACGCGCAAACTACTGAATCACTCTCATTCACCGCACTGACTTTTTTCACACTCTCATACGCTAATGAAATGTTCTGGCACACCAGTGAAATGTTCTCTtacacactgctgaaactgtcacacgcacgcacgcgcacacacacacacacacgtgactaAAATGCTCTCCTGCAGACTACTGAAAAGCTCACATCATCCATTAATAAAATTCTAAGGCAGACTTCTGAATCACTGTCACACTGTAGTTGTAATTTTTTGGTTCCTATGCTGTATATTACTAAAACGTTCTCATGGAACTACTCTTAAACTCGTAActgaaatgaatatttcagtCCATTAAGATGATCGCAGTTCATTAAATTAGGTGTGGAAGGGTTTCAGTACTGTGTATGAGAGTGTTTCATTGCTCTGTGTGCCAGCAtttcaattttgtgtgtgtgtgtgtgtgtttgtttgtttgtgtgtgtgagagagagagagagagagagagagagaaacttgtcaattgtgtgtctgacggcccCTCATAGCGTGTTGTGTTTCCCATGCAGCCATAGATGAGGAGTGGCAGCGGACACAATGCATGCCAAGAGAGACTTGTGTGGATGTGGCCAAAGAACTGGGTACTGACCCATCCATGTTCTTCAAGCCACCTTGTGTGTCCGTCCACAGGTTTGTCTATCACAAAACCGCCTCCACGTCATTCACTTGATATTCACCGTCGTATGGATCACCCATCATTTACCTGCCATCCTTGATATCCGGCGAGAGGTCCATGTACTACAACACTCTTGGTCCacactagtaagacaattcgGTGCACGACTGGACAGACGTTATTCCACCgatgttttcattttcctgcTGACAGGTGTGGTGGCTGCTGCAATCAAGAAGGTGTCACATGCAGAAACACAAGTACAGTGCTGGTCAACAAAACGGTAAGTGCATTTCTCAATGACATTGTGCTCTTGAGCAAATTAAATCcaatacattttatgttgccgTGCATTTCAGGTCCTTAGCGTGATTCCATTCAAGTTTGTACCAGAGCCTGTGCTGATAAAAGTTGTGAATCATACAGAATGCAAATGCATGGAGCCCGCCATTGTACAACGTAATGCTCAGCCTCACAGGGGCAGTGGGTGAGTCTGAAAACTGTCAATTCAGGCTCTCAAATGGATATAAACCATGGTTGATGTACATGCTGTATGAATGtaggctacttttttttctcagttgttCTCTGATTGGACAGCTTTCAGAGGCCGAGAATTCCAGGAAACTTTGCGTCAGCGGTTGGATTTGGGATTGTACAAGTGACAGATGCATACCGTACCCTTCTAATACTAGCCCAGGTGAGTGTTTAGTTTGTCTGGTCACATTGCATTAGGTGTCCAAGGTGCAAGATGTGAATTTTTCCACATAtcggaaaaaa
This window contains:
- the LOC127611546 gene encoding LOW QUALITY PROTEIN: vascular endothelial growth factor D-like (The sequence of the model RefSeq protein was modified relative to this genomic sequence to represent the inferred CDS: deleted 1 base in 1 codon) — encoded protein: MLVKMKRTLYRTSCLVTLLVELSWINGGLGLQRQVGSRVMKQWERKVRSASSLDELLRLADFPDWKLWKCRMRLQQSDSLFSPPSAGSHRSTRYAAESYSLEILKAIDEEWQRTQCMPRETCVDVAKELGTDPSMFFKPPCVSVHRCGGCCNQEGVTCRNTSTVLVNKTVLSVIPFKFVPEPVLIKVVNHTECKCMEPAIVQRNAQPHRGSGCSLIGQLSEAENSRKLCVSGWIWDCTSDRCIPYPSNTSPDFPMTSWMPNCEIDVDHCDCIPQADPTPQLRMVLRCHLNSSICSHRRQYFDPFSCRCKWPK